One window of Centropristis striata isolate RG_2023a ecotype Rhode Island chromosome 23, C.striata_1.0, whole genome shotgun sequence genomic DNA carries:
- the zbtb47b gene encoding zinc finger and BTB domain-containing protein 47 — MLIVEKTTDFPSAEFSLVEDVALHFTCLMDRLNEQRLFQPDLCDVDIVLVRQHSTFPAHKGVLAAYSPFFHSLFAQSKQLRRVDLSLDALTSQGLQQILNFIYTSKLLVSSRTVRDVLNAATLLQMSDIAASCRDLISSHSLRATCADMANQEGLGGGDPAAVAMPSSQLYSEIKQESELGRVYKREGSSPFSVRVEEASKAASQQKQYYQKEDGSVGGASTGVSALCKVESNGEESKSTDSHASFNRDQIIVEVNLNNQTLNVSKGSESKSVAASEAATIFGCCHDNERASEDDEENEVENDDTVGEEDDDDLKRADILGPSSEEEDEEEDEEEEENTLNIPGLEQPAMMDRPRRGTRAFAIAGTTASMRQTLAEATLANQRQGGKRTLDTEGLGQKVRLEEKQHLPCKKCPRVFNNRWYLEKHMNVTHNRMQICNNCGKRFLLESELLLHQQTDCEKSIQCVTCGKAFKKLWSLHEHNKIVHGYAEKKFSCEICEKKFYTMAHVRKHMVAHTKDMPFTCETCGKSFKRSMSLKVHSLQHSGEKPFKCENCSERFQYKYQLRSHMSIHIGHKQFMCQWCGKDFNMKQYFDEHMKTHTGEKPYICEICGKSFTSRPNMKRHRRTHTGEKPYPCEVCGQRFRFSNMLKAHREKCFRVSNPMVTDGNDPLGLHQPLASPTVDSSSQVQLGTALPATSATTPAAASSPHPLHGTQLSLPLLHSMGGLPPTPHLPPPPPLFSAGRMNSNN; from the exons CTCATAGTGGAGAAGACCACTGACTTCCCCTCTGCTGAGTTCTCCCTGGTGGAGGATGTGGCTCTGCACTTCACCTGTTTGATGGACAGGCTGAACGAGCAGCGCCTCTTCCAGCCTGACCTGTGTGACGTCGACATTGTTCTGGTGCGTCAGCACAGCACCTTCCCAGCCCACAAGGGCGTGCTGGCGGCCTACAGCCCTTTCTTCCACTCCCTTTTTGCACAAAGCAAACAGCTGCGGCGGGTGGACCTGTCGCTGGACGCCCTGACCTCACAGGGCCTGCAGCAAATCCTCAACTTCATTTACACCTCCAAACTGCTGGTGAGCAGCCGCACTGTCCGCGACGTGCTCAACGCCGCTACCCTGCTTCAGATGAGCGACATCGCGGCCTCCTGTCGCGACCTCATCAGCAGCCACTCGCTGAGAGCCACCTGTGCAGATATGGCCAATCAGGAGGGGCTCGGTGGCGGTGACCCAGCTGCCGTAGCGATGCCCTCCAGCCAGCTGTACTCGGAGATCAAACAGGAGTCAGAGCTGGGGAGGGTGTACAAGAGGGAAGGCAGCAGCCCGTTCTCTGTCAGAGTGGAGGAGGCGAGCAAGGCGGCCTCGCAGCAGAAACAGTATTACCAGAAAGAGGACGGGTCAGTGGGCGGGGCTAGCACAGGTGTGTCCGCTCTGTGCAAAGTCGAGAGCAATGGCGAGGAGTCAAAGAGCACAGACAGCCACGCCTCCTTCAACAGAGATCAGATCATCGTTGAAGTCAACCTCAACAACCAGACCCTTAATGTGTCCAAGGGCTCGGAGAGCAAATCAGTAGCTGCCAGTGAGGCAGCCACCATATTTGGTTGCTGCCACGACAATGAGAGAGCTTCAGAAGATGACGAGGAGAACGAGGTGGAGAACGATGACACAGTCGGAGAAGAGGACGACGATGACCTGAAGAGGGCGGACATACTGGGTCCGAGcagcgaggaggaggatgaggaggaagatgaagaagaggaggagaacacCCTAAACATTCCAGGCTTGGAGCAGCCGGCCATGATGGATCGACCTCGCCGGGGCACCAGAGCCTTCGCCATAGCGGGGACAACCGCCTCCATGCGGCAGACACTCGCAGAGGCCACGCTGGCCAACCAGCGGCAGGGCGGGAAGAGGACGCTGGACACAGAGGGCCTGGGCCAGAAAGTGAggctggaggagaagcagcatttGCCGTGTAAGAAATGCCCTCGCGTCTTCAACAATCGCTGGTACCTGGAGAAACACATGAACGTCACTCACAACCGCATGCAGATCTGCAATAACTGTGGGAAGCGTTTCCTGCTGGAGAgcgagctgctgctgcaccaaCAGACCGACTGTGAGAAGAGCATCCAG TGTGTAACATGTGGCAAGGCCTTCAAAAAGCTGTGGTCGCTACATGAGCACAACAAGATCGTCCATGGCTACGCCGAGAAGAAGTTCTCCTGCGAGATCTGTGAAAAGAAGTTTTACACCATGGCTCACGTCAGGAAGCACATGGTCG cccATACGAAGGACATGCCGTTCACCTGTGAGACGTGCGGGAAGTCATTCAAGCGCAGCATGTCCCTGAAGGTTCACTCTCTGCAGCACTCAGGAGAGAAACCCTTCAAGTGTGAG AACTGCAGTGAGCGCTTCCAGTACAAATACCAGCTGCGTTCCCACATGAGCATCCACATCGGACACAAGCAGTTCATGTGCCAGTGGTGCGGAAAGGACTTCAACATGAAACAGTACTTTGACGAacacatgaagacacacacTG GAGAGAAGCCGTACATCTGTGAGATCTGTGGGAAAAGCTTCACGAGCCGGCCCAACATGAAGCGCCACCGCCGCACCCACACCGGAGAGAAGCCCTACCCCTGCGAGGTGTGCGGCCAGCGCTTCCGCTTCTCCAACATGCTCAAGGCCCACAGGGAGAAATGCTTCCGCGTCAGCAACCCTATGGTTACCGACGGCAACGACCCCCTCGGCCTCCATCAGCCTCTGGCCTCGCCCACCGTGGACTCTTCCAGTCAGGTGCAGCTGGGGACGGCGCTCCCCGCCACGTCTGCGACCACACCCGCTGCTGCCTCTAGCCCACACCCCCTCCATGGCACCCAGCTGTCTCTCCCCCTGCTGCACTCCATGGGGGGGCTGCCTCCCACTCCTCATTTACCCCCACCGCCTCCCCTGTTCTCTGCCGGTAGGATGAACTCCAACAACTAA